The genomic window CGGTGCCGCTCAAAAACCTCTACGGCCGGCCCCACGAGGTCGGCGCGGACCGGCTGGTCACGGCCTACGCCGGGCGCATGCTCGTGGACGCGCCGAGCCTTGTCGTCATCGACTTCGGCACGGCCACCAACTTCGACTGCGTGCGCGGCAACGCCTTTCTGGGCGGGCTCATCTGCCCGGGCATGCTGACCTCGCTGTCGGGCCTGGTGGCCAAGACGGCCAAGCTGCCCCACGTGGCCCTCGATCCCCCCGGCGACGGGGCGCTGTCCATCGGCCGATCCACGGCGGAGTGCATCAATCAGGGCTTCGTCTTCGGCTTCGCCGACATGGTGCAGGGCGTGACCACGCGGCTTTGCGCCCACCTCGGCGGCGAGGTGCGGGTGCTGGCCACGGGCGGCTTCGCCGAGAAACTCGCCCCCATCTGCCCGGCCCTGCGCGACGTGCGGCCGGAACTGCTGCTCGAAGGGCTGCGCCGGCTGTGGCTCGGCCACGCTCCGCGCCGGGACGGGGCAAAAAACAGGTTGTCATAATCACCCGGTCATCGCACAATAGGCGACAACATCGGCGACGGCCGCCTCACTCCAAGCCGGCGCGCAATCAGGACGGCGTCATGCTTCCGGAACTGCTCGGCTGCTACCAGTCCCAGAAAATCGAGAAGATGGGCAAGTCCTCCGCCTCGGGGCGCGACTTCACCCAGCGCATCGACTGGCTGGCCGTCCGCCTGGACGTGGCCCG from Solidesulfovibrio sp. includes these protein-coding regions:
- a CDS encoding type III pantothenate kinase — encoded protein: MPALLIDVGNTNSKFGLAERTGLGPSFALPTDRAATPDSLGLAIVSALSFHGVKPADIEAAVASSVVPPLSPVLSAAVSRYLGVRLRFVPTDIPVPLKNLYGRPHEVGADRLVTAYAGRMLVDAPSLVVIDFGTATNFDCVRGNAFLGGLICPGMLTSLSGLVAKTAKLPHVALDPPGDGALSIGRSTAECINQGFVFGFADMVQGVTTRLCAHLGGEVRVLATGGFAEKLAPICPALRDVRPELLLEGLRRLWLGHAPRRDGAKNRLS